A window from Methanofollis sp. encodes these proteins:
- a CDS encoding ROK family protein encodes AGRGVENLVYVTLSTGIGGGAVVNGRLLLGQSGNAGEVGHLFVDAEYGCVCGCGYPGHWEAYASGTGMPRFFSAWVDEQEVVPSFDAATSAGILGAAERGDPLALSFMDALGRVNARALSDIVVAYEPGVVVLDGPLAQHHGALLIRHMLPHLDRYLPLPRLAVSPLGGRAPLLGAAAYALGIF; translated from the coding sequence GGCCGGGCGGGGTGTCGAGAACCTGGTCTATGTCACCCTCTCCACAGGGATCGGCGGTGGGGCGGTGGTGAACGGCCGCCTGCTCCTCGGGCAGTCGGGGAACGCGGGGGAGGTCGGCCACCTCTTCGTGGACGCAGAATATGGATGCGTCTGCGGCTGCGGCTATCCCGGCCACTGGGAGGCCTATGCCTCGGGGACTGGGATGCCCCGTTTCTTTTCGGCCTGGGTGGATGAGCAGGAAGTTGTGCCGTCCTTCGACGCCGCGACGAGCGCCGGCATCCTCGGTGCCGCGGAGAGAGGCGATCCCCTCGCCCTCTCCTTCATGGACGCCCTCGGCAGGGTCAACGCCCGCGCCCTCTCCGACATCGTCGTCGCCTACGAGCCCGGGGTGGTCGTGCTCGACGGCCCGCTGGCGCAGCACCACGGCGCCCTCCTGATCAGGCACATGCTCCCGCACCTCGACCGCTACCTCCCCCTGCCGCGGCTTGCGGTCAGCCCCCTCGGGGGCAGGGCGCCCCTCCTCGGTGCGGCGGCGTACGCGCTCGGGATCTTTTGA
- a CDS encoding helix-turn-helix transcriptional regulator produces the protein MQTKMREYRAKTGLTQEELAARVGVRRETIVFLEKGKYNPSLRLAWRVARELGAGIEEVFLFGEEDLEK, from the coding sequence ATGCAGACGAAAATGCGCGAATACCGGGCAAAGACCGGGCTCACCCAGGAGGAACTCGCCGCACGGGTCGGCGTCAGGAGAGAGACGATCGTCTTCCTGGAGAAGGGGAAGTACAACCCCTCCCTCAGGCTCGCCTGGCGGGTCGCCCGCGAACTCGGGGCCGGGATCGAGGAGGTCTTCCTCTTCGGCGAGGAGGACCTGGAGAAATGA